From Holosporales bacterium, a single genomic window includes:
- a CDS encoding porin, producing the protein MSGFKLSRLLALIAVTLLFDYAFADDPQTDSSAQQPQDNQGEQDDTDDSHRDEVITTKLSGQLQGMSFLGKGGVYKNTTQQQSIYFLSTGNIGIDAVGTTRDGLQYGGTISISADRASFALMSAYINLSNSYGTIKIGTVSSSGAGELAIDGASATLGGQEGFAGYLGSVYTGCTGAITSQYMPYDIQGSTSILYSMPEIAGFTVAVSYTPHNRMTGSTSKSDGSNDFTDGVIGGNLYTTAKNMIAGGIQYNYANDIWNTAVSLVGWHGQDSISNGSRANKVNKLNAYQIGATVGYESLTYGIGFLNLGKSLLNTHIDESTGTLPGADAGKAYTLGVSYVFDKWKFAAACMHTIQNFGKSNKAACNAFSCTVDYHYVNGLAFYGELNYISTTTCEVAIRYSGITDLGGIKEEKLSSDGAFLVFGIRLSF; encoded by the coding sequence ATGAGTGGCTTTAAGCTAAGTAGACTGTTGGCTTTGATAGCGGTAACGCTGTTATTTGACTACGCTTTTGCAGACGATCCACAGACTGATTCCTCTGCCCAACAGCCTCAGGATAATCAAGGTGAGCAAGACGATACTGATGACAGTCACCGCGATGAAGTCATAACCACTAAGCTTAGCGGACAACTGCAGGGCATGAGCTTTTTGGGCAAGGGAGGGGTTTATAAAAACACCACTCAACAGCAAAGCATATACTTTCTTTCAACTGGAAATATTGGCATTGATGCGGTAGGTACTACTAGAGACGGCTTGCAGTATGGCGGAACCATATCAATAAGCGCGGATCGCGCATCTTTTGCTCTCATGAGTGCCTACATAAACCTAAGTAACAGTTACGGAACAATCAAAATTGGGACAGTATCAAGTTCTGGGGCTGGCGAACTGGCTATCGACGGCGCTTCAGCTACATTGGGTGGACAAGAAGGTTTTGCCGGATATCTTGGCAGCGTATATACAGGTTGCACAGGCGCAATTACATCACAGTATATGCCATATGATATACAGGGTAGCACAAGCATATTGTACTCGATGCCTGAAATAGCCGGCTTTACTGTCGCCGTCTCTTATACCCCTCATAACCGGATGACAGGCTCTACAAGTAAATCTGACGGTAGTAACGATTTTACTGATGGGGTAATTGGGGGTAATTTGTATACTACTGCAAAAAATATGATTGCCGGTGGAATTCAATACAATTATGCTAATGACATTTGGAATACAGCGGTTTCGTTAGTAGGTTGGCACGGACAAGACTCTATTTCAAACGGATCAAGAGCTAATAAAGTAAACAAGCTTAATGCTTATCAAATCGGAGCAACGGTTGGATACGAAAGTTTAACTTATGGTATTGGGTTCCTTAACTTGGGTAAATCTCTACTTAATACCCATATAGATGAAAGTACTGGCACCTTACCAGGCGCTGATGCTGGCAAGGCTTATACACTTGGGGTTTCATATGTTTTTGATAAATGGAAATTTGCAGCCGCATGCATGCATACGATCCAAAATTTTGGTAAATCAAATAAAGCAGCATGTAATGCTTTTTCTTGTACTGTTGACTACCACTATGTTAATGGTCTGGCTTTTTACGGTGAGCTTAACTATATATCCACAACGACCTGTGAGGTTGCGATTAGGTATAGCGGCATAACTGATCTAGGCGGAATTAAAGAGGAAAAATTAAGTTCTGACGGAGCATTTTTAGTATTCGGCATTCGCTTATCTTTCTAA
- the rsmG gene encoding 16S rRNA (guanine(527)-N(7))-methyltransferase RsmG — protein sequence MLYKSFISENVPRETFLKLQQYQSILLRWQKAVNLISHKDIDQVWHRHILDSLQLVDYLQPGSILDIGSGGGFPGMVLAIATQQSVTLVDSDQKKCIFLEEVKSELKLANVKVYNTRVEDLNIAEKFSNITARAFSPLKKLLQLSMPLLNPLGQCLFFKGSSYKQELEEAMSIYKFCCEVIESQTDKSGVILRIKADGQAN from the coding sequence ATGCTTTACAAATCATTTATATCAGAAAATGTTCCACGTGAAACATTTTTAAAACTGCAGCAATACCAATCCATTCTTTTGAGATGGCAAAAGGCAGTAAACTTGATAAGTCACAAAGACATTGATCAAGTTTGGCACAGGCATATTTTAGATAGTTTGCAGTTAGTAGATTATCTTCAGCCAGGCTCGATTTTAGACATAGGATCAGGGGGCGGCTTTCCGGGCATGGTTTTGGCGATAGCAACTCAGCAATCTGTGACTTTAGTAGATTCAGATCAGAAAAAATGCATATTTCTGGAAGAAGTTAAGTCAGAATTAAAACTTGCAAATGTAAAAGTATATAACACTAGGGTTGAGGATCTGAATATTGCTGAAAAATTTTCAAATATAACCGCCAGAGCCTTTTCTCCTTTAAAAAAATTACTGCAATTATCAATGCCTTTGCTAAATCCATTGGGACAATGCTTGTTTTTTAAAGGAAGTTCATATAAACAAGAGCTTGAAGAGGCAATGTCAATTTATAAATTTTGCTGTGAAGTTATCGAAAGTCAAACCGACAAAAGTGGTGTAATACTCAGGATTAAGGCTGATGGACAAGCCAATTAA
- a CDS encoding type II toxin-antitoxin system RelE/ParE family toxin has protein sequence MNYKIEYLEEVFDQLAKIPKNIRQTIVKAIDERLSADPRRFKPLVCNLKGFFRMRVGNYRVIYHIEEKKVTVLIVKIDVRGNIYK, from the coding sequence ATGAATTACAAGATTGAGTACCTTGAGGAAGTTTTTGATCAGCTAGCCAAGATTCCCAAAAACATAAGACAGACAATCGTCAAGGCCATTGATGAAAGATTAAGTGCAGATCCACGCAGGTTCAAACCCCTCGTTTGCAATTTGAAAGGATTTTTTAGAATGCGTGTCGGTAATTACAGGGTTATCTACCACATAGAAGAGAAAAAAGTTACCGTACTGATCGTAAAAATCGATGTCAGAGGTAATATTTATAAATGA
- a CDS encoding ParA family protein: MDKPIKIAVVNQKGGVGKTTTVVNLATALAAIDKQVLIVDLDPQGNATTGIGISKSTLTKSSYDCILHQADINDCVKSTLVPGMYVIPSIEDLSAAEIELSSINGRERHLQQALSSQCDQYDYILIDCPPSLGLLTLNALVAADYALIPLQSEFYALEGLAQLVSTIKRVRSSLNANLNILGILITMFDKRSSLNISVIEEVRKFFPTYLFSTVIPRNIKLSEAPSYGKPVLLYDHNCKGAQAYIEFAKELLRKLEGGYNAKDSRQRAG; encoded by the coding sequence ATGGACAAGCCAATTAAAATAGCGGTAGTAAATCAAAAAGGCGGCGTTGGAAAAACAACAACTGTCGTTAATCTAGCGACAGCCTTAGCGGCCATAGATAAACAGGTTTTAATAGTTGATCTCGATCCTCAAGGAAATGCTACTACCGGTATCGGTATATCAAAATCTACTTTAACAAAAAGCAGCTATGACTGCATTTTGCATCAGGCTGATATCAACGACTGCGTTAAAAGTACCTTGGTGCCTGGTATGTATGTAATTCCATCTATTGAGGATTTATCAGCGGCCGAGATAGAGCTTTCATCGATCAACGGTCGTGAAAGGCATTTACAACAAGCATTGTCAAGCCAATGCGATCAATATGATTATATTCTCATAGACTGTCCACCAAGCCTTGGATTGCTTACGCTAAACGCTTTAGTTGCGGCGGATTATGCTTTAATTCCTTTGCAGAGTGAGTTTTATGCGCTTGAGGGGTTGGCTCAGTTGGTAAGTACTATAAAAAGGGTACGATCGTCGCTTAATGCTAATCTAAATATCTTGGGCATTTTGATCACTATGTTTGATAAAAGGAGCTCGCTTAATATAAGCGTGATTGAGGAAGTCCGAAAATTTTTTCCTACCTATCTTTTTTCTACCGTCATTCCCAGAAATATTAAATTAAGCGAGGCGCCGTCGTACGGCAAACCGGTGTTATTATATGACCATAATTGTAAAGGCGCTCAGGCCTATATTGAGTTTGCGAAGGAATTGTTAAGGAAATTGGAAGGAGGTTACAATGCAAAAGACTCTCGGCAAAGGGCTGGCTGA
- the pnp gene encoding polyribonucleotide nucleotidyltransferase, with translation MFNITKKEISWGGRKLTLESGRMARQADGAVLVSYGGTNVLCTVVALKEANTSVDFFPLTVIYQEKFYAGGKFPGGFMKREGKPAERETLISRLIDRPIRPLFHERFRNETQVVCTVLSYDGENEGDIAALIGASAALTISGIPFLGPIAAAKVGYVDDDFVLNPTAQDTANSKLELTVAGTSEGVLMVESEAQELSEDVMLAAVEFGHKSFQPVIDLIVSFAEACAKNPWEIPDTAYADNVKKALDDIQKDLADAYCEKDKLSRRDKVAAVKSKLLESIGDDASCLSDASQAFATLEKDIVRTRMLDTGLRLDGRDTNTIRAIDVQVGVLPSVHGSALFTRGNTQALVITTLGVGEDEQIIDDLVGDYKERFLLHYNFPPFSVGEVGRMGAPGRREIGHGKLAWRAIHPVMPAKERFPYTVRVVSEITESDGSSSMATVCGSSLSLMDAGVPIPKSVAGIAMGLIKEGDRFCILSDIMGDEDHLGDMDFKVAGTADGITALQMDIKITSITTDIMCKALAQAKEGRSHILGEMSKAISTSRQEVNGNAPRIEVIKINPSKIGELIGPGGKMIREIVETTGAKIDIEEDGTVKVSSTSKESISAALSRVKLIGCDLQVGELYTGKVVKIMDFGVFVNIGSRDGMVHVSELADKRVENPSEVVSLGEVVTVRFMGNDAKGRMKLSMKSALPPDQQ, from the coding sequence TTGTTTAATATTACAAAAAAGGAAATTTCTTGGGGTGGACGCAAATTAACTCTTGAATCCGGACGGATGGCGCGTCAGGCGGATGGTGCGGTGCTGGTCTCATATGGCGGGACCAATGTTTTGTGTACTGTGGTTGCCCTTAAGGAAGCAAATACCAGCGTTGATTTCTTTCCATTGACGGTGATTTACCAAGAAAAATTCTATGCCGGCGGCAAATTCCCCGGCGGATTTATGAAGCGCGAAGGTAAACCTGCAGAGCGTGAGACTTTGATATCTCGGTTGATAGACCGGCCAATTCGCCCATTGTTTCACGAAAGGTTTAGGAACGAGACTCAGGTAGTCTGTACAGTACTTAGCTATGATGGAGAAAACGAAGGAGATATCGCCGCGCTAATCGGCGCATCGGCGGCATTAACGATATCTGGCATTCCTTTCTTGGGACCTATTGCGGCGGCTAAGGTAGGATACGTTGACGATGATTTTGTCCTGAATCCGACTGCTCAGGATACAGCAAATTCAAAACTTGAACTTACTGTCGCGGGCACGTCAGAAGGCGTTCTTATGGTCGAATCCGAAGCGCAAGAGCTTTCAGAGGACGTCATGCTTGCGGCTGTTGAGTTTGGCCACAAGTCATTTCAGCCGGTTATTGACCTAATAGTTTCATTTGCCGAAGCATGTGCCAAGAATCCTTGGGAAATTCCCGATACTGCATACGCCGATAATGTCAAAAAAGCGCTTGATGACATACAGAAGGATCTTGCAGATGCTTACTGTGAGAAAGATAAGCTTTCTCGCCGAGACAAAGTTGCGGCAGTCAAAAGCAAATTGCTTGAGTCTATCGGCGATGACGCATCCTGCTTAAGTGATGCCAGTCAGGCGTTTGCCACGCTAGAGAAGGATATTGTGCGTACTCGTATGCTTGACACTGGTTTGCGGCTGGACGGAAGGGATACCAACACCATCAGGGCAATAGATGTACAGGTCGGTGTACTGCCTTCGGTTCACGGTAGCGCCCTGTTTACCAGAGGCAATACTCAGGCTTTGGTCATTACAACCCTGGGGGTCGGTGAGGATGAACAAATTATTGACGATCTGGTTGGCGACTATAAGGAAAGGTTTTTATTACATTACAATTTCCCTCCGTTTTCGGTAGGAGAGGTTGGAAGGATGGGTGCCCCTGGGCGGCGGGAAATCGGCCACGGAAAGCTGGCCTGGCGGGCAATACATCCGGTTATGCCAGCCAAAGAGCGATTCCCTTATACCGTTCGGGTGGTATCTGAAATCACCGAATCGGACGGATCGTCATCTATGGCGACGGTATGCGGCTCGTCTTTGTCGCTTATGGACGCAGGCGTGCCGATTCCAAAATCTGTTGCCGGTATTGCCATGGGGCTTATAAAGGAAGGCGATCGCTTCTGCATCCTAAGCGATATTATGGGCGACGAGGACCACCTTGGCGATATGGACTTTAAAGTGGCTGGCACTGCGGACGGTATTACTGCGCTGCAGATGGACATAAAAATCACAAGTATAACAACCGACATAATGTGTAAGGCTCTTGCTCAGGCCAAAGAAGGGCGCAGCCATATCCTGGGCGAAATGTCAAAAGCCATCAGTACTTCAAGGCAAGAGGTTAACGGTAACGCTCCACGCATAGAGGTTATAAAGATTAATCCTTCTAAAATAGGCGAACTGATTGGTCCGGGTGGTAAGATGATTCGCGAGATTGTCGAGACGACAGGCGCCAAAATAGATATTGAAGAGGACGGCACGGTAAAGGTCTCATCCACCAGCAAGGAATCCATAAGCGCGGCGTTGTCCAGGGTAAAGCTTATAGGTTGCGACCTGCAGGTTGGTGAACTTTATACCGGCAAAGTCGTTAAGATTATGGACTTTGGCGTCTTTGTAAACATCGGCAGCCGCGACGGTATGGTTCATGTCAGCGAACTGGCTGATAAAAGGGTTGAAAACCCATCCGAGGTTGTAAGCCTTGGCGAAGTCGTAACGGTCAGATTTATGGGAAATGACGCCAAAGGGCGCATGAAGCTGAGTATGAAATCAGCGCTGCCTCCAGACCAGCAGTAA
- a CDS encoding ParB/RepB/Spo0J family partition protein encodes MQKTLGKGLAELFRDTSNTEALEDESQVAKVSITSLSPSRFQPRKHFEDSALQALSASIKEKGILQPILVRKSESSDSYQIIAGERRWRAAQKAGLTEVPIVLHNLSDSESLESALLENIQREDLNPIEEAEGYNQLMTEFGYTQEQISKFSGKSRSHIANILRLLTLPLAVRNYLIEGKLSFGHARAIVAAPNAENIAKKVIKHDLNVRQTEQLVKGGEKPAQTISKKLPDPELQELQSRLGDMFNLETKINILSSKGNGYIQIKFDSLTALDEVIEKVSKKLIN; translated from the coding sequence ATGCAAAAGACTCTCGGCAAAGGGCTGGCTGAGCTTTTCAGGGACACCAGTAATACTGAAGCTTTGGAAGATGAAAGCCAAGTCGCAAAGGTAAGTATCACTTCGCTGTCGCCAAGCAGGTTCCAGCCGCGCAAACATTTTGAAGACAGCGCCTTACAGGCTTTATCGGCCTCAATTAAAGAAAAAGGCATCTTGCAGCCCATTTTGGTTAGGAAATCTGAATCATCTGATTCGTACCAAATTATTGCAGGAGAACGCCGATGGAGGGCCGCCCAAAAGGCCGGCTTAACAGAAGTGCCGATTGTGCTTCACAATTTATCTGATTCAGAGTCGCTAGAATCCGCTCTGCTTGAAAATATTCAGCGCGAAGACCTTAATCCGATAGAAGAGGCCGAAGGCTATAATCAACTGATGACTGAGTTTGGGTATACGCAAGAGCAGATATCCAAATTTAGCGGCAAAAGCCGGTCGCATATAGCAAATATATTAAGATTGCTAACCTTACCGCTAGCGGTTAGGAATTACTTAATTGAAGGCAAGCTTAGTTTTGGTCACGCCCGTGCCATTGTTGCCGCTCCAAATGCAGAAAATATAGCAAAAAAAGTCATCAAGCATGACCTTAATGTCAGGCAAACAGAACAGTTGGTTAAAGGTGGTGAAAAGCCAGCCCAAACCATCAGCAAGAAATTGCCAGATCCAGAGCTTCAAGAGCTGCAATCTAGGCTTGGGGATATGTTTAATCTGGAAACCAAGATCAACATTTTGTCGTCAAAAGGAAATGGTTATATCCAAATTAAGTTCGACTCACTTACTGCTTTGGACGAAGTTATTGAGAAAGTGAGTAAAAAGCTAATCAATTAG